A section of the Salvelinus alpinus chromosome 36, SLU_Salpinus.1, whole genome shotgun sequence genome encodes:
- the LOC139565327 gene encoding interferon alpha-17-like → MAIQTITWMSAFLCLVQVFSMPMPCQLQGQLVRTTHNLLRDMGGHFPLECLQENVVMSFPATAFATSGAPQLSSSGAKAIYETLKNIDTLFGTDEMPTMWDQQKLEYFQNIIYRQTEESKCMMGSVDTSDYPIRAEGLKTYFGNIAAVLTEKNFSYCAWEVVRKELLYTLEFILKHNSDSLLWSNRT, encoded by the exons ATGGCAATTCAGACTATCACTTGGATGAGCGCCTTCCTCTGCCTCGTGCAAGTTTTCTCGATGCCCATGCCTTGCCAGCTACAAGGACAGCTGGTGCGAACAACCCACAACCTACTGAGAGACatg ggGGGTCATTTTCCTCTTGAGTGCCTGCAGGAGAATGTCGTCATGTCATTCCCAGCCACCGCATTTGCAACCTCCGGCGCGCCACAG TTGAGCAGCAGTGGTGCTAAGGCTATTTATGAGACATTGAAGAACATCGACACATTGTTTGGAACCGACGAAATGCCGACGATGTGGGACCAACAGAAGTTGGAGTATTTTCAGAACATTATCTACCGTCAGACTGAAGAGAGCAAATGT ATGATGGGCAGTGTGGATACAAGTGATTATCCCATCAGGGCAGAGGGCCTGAAGACGTACTTTGGGAACATTGCAGCAGTCCTAACAGAAAAG AATTTCAGTTACTGCGCCTGGGAAGTGGTTCGAAAAGAACTCCTGTACACCCTAGAATTCATTCtgaaacacaactctgatagcctTCTGTGGTCCAACAGAACATGA